The proteins below come from a single Rhizobium sp. BT04 genomic window:
- a CDS encoding peroxiredoxin-like family protein, which produces MQENHSERPLQPGDRAPNVVLDAITRQGKIAIDDFRGQKPVLVGLFRGLHCPFCRRQIAAMAELTDALQEKGIDSLTVVNTPIERARLYFRYHPLPNLLAASDPERVSHRAFGLPNVQFTEDENDWPHKLSMSTVTSMRIDMPGELPEPMDVMAAVDYLDKADGYEFTEDDTQMIATGHGQLVGEFLLDRDGVVRWCFTEVEDGGRHMFGGPAPREVMSAASNMAV; this is translated from the coding sequence ATGCAGGAGAACCACTCGGAAAGACCGTTGCAGCCTGGAGATCGCGCGCCGAACGTGGTGCTGGATGCGATCACCCGCCAAGGCAAGATCGCCATCGACGATTTTCGCGGCCAGAAGCCGGTGCTCGTCGGCTTGTTCCGCGGACTGCATTGCCCCTTCTGCCGCAGACAGATCGCCGCCATGGCGGAACTCACCGATGCATTGCAGGAGAAGGGCATCGACAGCCTGACCGTCGTCAACACACCGATCGAGCGCGCCCGCCTCTATTTCCGCTACCATCCGCTTCCCAATCTGCTGGCGGCCTCGGATCCGGAACGGGTATCGCACAGGGCCTTCGGCCTGCCGAATGTCCAGTTCACGGAAGACGAGAATGACTGGCCGCACAAGCTCAGCATGAGCACGGTGACCTCGATGCGCATCGACATGCCGGGTGAACTCCCCGAGCCGATGGACGTGATGGCGGCGGTGGACTATCTCGACAAGGCGGATGGTTATGAATTCACCGAGGATGACACGCAGATGATTGCTACCGGCCACGGCCAGCTTGTCGGCGAATTCCTGCTCGATCGCGATGGTGTCGTGCGCTGGTGCTTCACCGAAGTCGAGGATGGCGGCCGCCATATGTTCGGCGGCCCGGCGCCTCGAGAAGTGATGTCGGCAGCGTCGAATATGGCTGTTTGA
- a CDS encoding adenylate/guanylate cyclase domain-containing protein produces the protein MECAGCGFDIQSGFAFCPQCGTRQPVPCAACGNPCQPDFAFCPRCGASIEGKVQSVSKLSVEAVPSKSAGDADRRPVTVLFADLCGFTTLSEQIDPEVMRVLQNELFEEMTQAVEAYGGFVDKFVGDALLALFGAPVAHEDDPVRALGAALDMIRRAAEVGERWHARAGVPLRLHIGINSGPVVTGGFGAVSTKSYSVTGDTVNTAQRLQSMAGENDILVGPLTYRLTRHAFAFDSLGAQTLRGKSGNVLVHRLTGLLEAPHTARGLESLGLQAPMIGRDTELSRLLTCLDLACGGAAQLVRLIGEAGIGKSRLANEFVAIAGTAARFQGLAIRKATCSPLGEQSYGTLAAVVRSAYGIGERDDLDRTRQLLATGFRALDLTQEDVEGLLPLFQHVLGLGDPDGALRHIEPEQLRRQIFYAVRTVFERRLAQSPLLLVIEDLHWADAASLEVLRFMMDRLERSRLMLLAIYRPTSQTDPLDSHRVNVTVQRLGPLAAADGQRLLAALFGEGHGKLPVAMRKRILDRAGGNPLFIEEILRALIDMGTLHNDGQRWHLAAEDTDVDIPVNLQALLLARVDRLPQEIRRLAQEAAVVGPKFDTALLRAITADPSAVDAALDYLCDANITEELRGPDAAISPGYRFSQTLMHDVVYHNLLLQRRMELHLRIGRVLERQYGLTPERPEHLTQLGHHFSLTAEKAKGASYLMAAGDLARKTYANDDAMRLYRQALAVFANEPEATAEQLALLERLADLCAPAGRRDDALNHYQQALAIHRARDDRIAAARILRKIGRLHLDAGRRDQAETHCAAAEVMIAAIDAPVEHAHLLQERGHLAFRMGDQAAAADWATQALQCLQTLPIDGTTEAGREAARAMAEALNTKGAALARLGRRRDAVLEVEHSLSVAEKADLQSAACRAYSNLGVLYTIVDPARAIKICRRGLEVATRIGDLGFQARLLANLAVSCCTFTDRCAAEGVPAAEKAVEIDRALDQRDHLSVPLIVLGQIHQCHGQPKLARKYYEEALEVAKEIDEPQLLFPCYDGLATLSLEHDDMDEAERYFTLAQDVCMRHNLDPGTLVVLPFLD, from the coding sequence ATGGAGTGCGCCGGCTGCGGTTTCGATATTCAGAGCGGTTTTGCTTTCTGTCCGCAATGCGGCACAAGGCAACCTGTCCCCTGCGCTGCCTGCGGCAATCCCTGTCAGCCCGATTTCGCCTTCTGCCCCCGATGCGGCGCATCGATCGAAGGCAAGGTCCAATCCGTATCGAAACTCAGCGTCGAGGCGGTGCCGTCCAAATCGGCGGGCGATGCCGACCGGCGGCCGGTCACGGTGCTCTTTGCCGATCTCTGTGGCTTCACGACGCTGAGCGAGCAGATCGACCCCGAGGTGATGCGGGTGCTGCAGAACGAATTGTTCGAAGAGATGACGCAGGCGGTCGAGGCCTATGGCGGCTTCGTCGACAAGTTCGTCGGCGATGCGCTGCTGGCGCTGTTCGGCGCACCGGTCGCCCATGAGGACGATCCGGTACGGGCGCTCGGTGCCGCACTCGATATGATCCGTCGGGCCGCTGAGGTCGGCGAGCGCTGGCACGCACGCGCCGGCGTGCCGCTGCGTCTGCATATCGGCATCAACAGCGGCCCTGTTGTCACCGGCGGTTTCGGCGCGGTCAGTACAAAATCCTACTCTGTGACCGGCGACACGGTGAACACCGCCCAACGCCTGCAATCCATGGCCGGTGAAAACGATATCCTGGTCGGGCCGCTGACCTATCGCCTCACCCGCCATGCCTTTGCCTTCGACAGTCTCGGTGCGCAGACCTTGCGCGGCAAAAGCGGAAATGTCCTCGTCCATCGGTTGACAGGGCTGCTGGAAGCGCCTCATACGGCGCGCGGGCTGGAAAGTCTCGGCCTTCAGGCGCCGATGATCGGACGGGATACGGAGCTGTCGCGGCTGCTGACATGCCTCGATCTCGCCTGCGGCGGTGCGGCCCAGCTCGTCCGTCTGATCGGGGAAGCCGGTATCGGCAAGTCGCGGCTCGCCAACGAGTTCGTCGCGATCGCCGGCACGGCTGCCCGTTTTCAGGGCCTTGCCATCCGCAAGGCAACCTGCTCCCCGCTCGGAGAACAATCCTATGGCACGCTCGCCGCGGTCGTGCGCAGCGCTTACGGCATCGGCGAGCGGGATGATCTCGACCGGACACGGCAGCTGCTGGCAACGGGGTTCCGTGCGCTCGATCTCACCCAGGAGGACGTCGAGGGACTTTTGCCGCTGTTTCAGCACGTCCTGGGTCTCGGTGATCCCGACGGTGCGTTGCGGCACATCGAGCCGGAGCAACTGCGGCGACAGATCTTCTATGCGGTCCGCACCGTCTTCGAGCGGCGGCTGGCGCAAAGTCCGCTGCTGCTTGTCATCGAGGATCTGCACTGGGCTGACGCCGCCTCGCTTGAGGTGCTTCGCTTCATGATGGATCGGCTGGAGCGCAGCCGGCTGATGCTGCTGGCGATCTACCGGCCGACATCGCAGACCGACCCGCTGGACTCCCATCGCGTCAACGTCACCGTACAACGCCTCGGCCCCCTTGCCGCAGCCGATGGGCAGAGACTGCTTGCCGCCCTTTTCGGTGAGGGTCATGGCAAGTTGCCGGTCGCGATGCGCAAACGCATTCTCGACCGGGCCGGCGGCAATCCGCTTTTCATCGAAGAAATCCTTCGGGCGCTGATCGACATGGGCACATTGCACAATGATGGTCAGCGCTGGCACCTCGCGGCCGAAGACACGGACGTCGATATACCCGTCAACCTGCAAGCACTGCTGCTTGCCCGTGTCGATCGTCTGCCGCAGGAGATCAGACGCTTGGCGCAGGAGGCAGCGGTGGTCGGCCCGAAGTTCGATACCGCCCTGCTCCGCGCCATCACTGCCGACCCGTCCGCCGTCGACGCGGCGCTGGATTATCTCTGCGATGCCAATATCACAGAGGAATTGCGCGGGCCCGATGCCGCGATATCGCCGGGCTACCGCTTCAGCCAGACGCTGATGCACGATGTCGTCTACCACAATCTCCTGCTGCAACGGCGCATGGAGCTTCATCTTCGGATCGGCCGGGTTCTGGAGCGCCAATATGGCCTGACGCCCGAGCGGCCTGAGCATCTGACCCAGCTCGGCCATCATTTCAGCCTGACCGCCGAAAAGGCCAAGGGCGCCAGCTATCTGATGGCGGCGGGCGACCTGGCGCGCAAGACCTACGCCAATGACGATGCCATGCGCCTCTACCGCCAAGCCCTTGCGGTCTTCGCAAACGAGCCGGAGGCGACGGCTGAGCAATTGGCGCTGCTGGAGCGTCTTGCCGATCTCTGCGCTCCTGCCGGCCGCCGCGACGATGCCTTGAACCACTACCAGCAGGCGCTTGCGATCCATCGCGCCAGAGACGACCGGATCGCCGCAGCGAGGATATTGCGCAAGATTGGCCGCTTGCATCTCGATGCAGGGCGCCGTGACCAGGCCGAGACACATTGCGCCGCGGCCGAGGTGATGATCGCGGCGATCGATGCGCCGGTCGAACATGCGCATCTCCTGCAGGAGCGCGGCCATCTGGCCTTCCGCATGGGCGATCAGGCGGCCGCCGCCGATTGGGCGACGCAGGCGCTGCAATGCCTGCAAACCTTGCCGATCGACGGAACGACCGAGGCCGGACGGGAGGCGGCGCGCGCGATGGCGGAGGCACTGAATACCAAGGGTGCAGCTCTTGCACGGCTCGGTCGCCGCCGCGATGCCGTGCTGGAAGTGGAGCACAGCCTCTCGGTTGCCGAAAAGGCCGATCTGCAAAGTGCCGCCTGTCGCGCCTATTCCAATCTCGGCGTTCTCTACACGATCGTCGATCCGGCCCGCGCCATCAAGATCTGCCGGCGCGGGCTGGAGGTTGCGACCCGTATCGGTGATCTCGGCTTTCAGGCGCGCCTTCTCGCCAATCTTGCGGTTTCCTGCTGTACCTTCACCGACCGCTGCGCCGCCGAGGGCGTGCCGGCAGCCGAAAAGGCCGTCGAAATCGACCGGGCGCTCGATCAGCGCGACCATCTCTCCGTACCGCTGATCGTCCTCGGGCAGATTCATCAATGCCACGGACAGCCAAAGCTAGCCCGTAAGTATTACGAGGAAGCTCTTGAGGTCGCAAAGGAAATTGACGAGCCGCAACTGCTGTTTCCGTGTTATGATGGCTTGGCGACACTGAGCCTCGAGCATGACGATATGGACGAGGCGGAACGGTATTTCACGCTGGCACAGGATGTGTGCATGCGCCACAACCTCGATCCAGGCACACTGGTCGTCTTGCCGTTTCTCGACTGA